Proteins from a genomic interval of Pseudomonas silesiensis:
- a CDS encoding efflux RND transporter permease subunit: MGNLKQDTMPVIRELPDFDRRSGNLLERLVFNYRPLFMLFMTLVTLVLGYMAVTRLELRPSFEKMIPQSQPYIQNYLENRQSLRGLGNSVRVVVENTEGDIFDPQYLTVLKQVNDELFLTQGVDRAWMKSLWSSAVRWTEVTEQGFQGGPVMPDSYQGSLSDIEQLRQNINRAGIVGSLVASDFKSSMLIVPLLDKTSATGQSLDYHEFSRQLEERLRDKIEFAGHGATREAAEEGTGKYKVRVIGFAKLMGDLIDGLIQVMMFFGLAVGTSLVIIYLYTRCVRSTLLVVGCSLIAVVWQLGIVAWLGYAIDPYSVLVPFLIFAIGVSHAAQKMNGIMQDIARGTHRLIAARYTFRRLFIAGVTALLADAVGFAVLMLIDIPVIQDLAITASIGVAVLIFTSLLLMPVALSYIGVGRKAAERALKIDTRADGHKGFGKLWDMLDRFTTRKWATGAVLVAALMGIGGFMVSLQLKIGDLDSGAPELRADSRYNRDNAYITSHYALSSDLFAVMIKTPAEGCLNYQTLVLADRLAWELQQYPGVQATTSLVNAVRQITAGTYEGNPKLNNIQRNQDVLNYAAQQASVNAPELFNTDCSLMPVIAYLKDHKAETLDAVVAIADRFARENSSEERQFLLAAGNAGIEAATNIVVREANRTMLLYVYLAVTLFCLITFRSWRATVVALLPLVLTSILCEALMVAMGIGVKVATLPVIALGVGIGVDYALYLLSVQLQYQRQGQSLSQAYRNAVAFTGRVVGLVGITLAAGVICWAWSPIKFQADMGILLTFMFLWNMLGALILIPALSYFLLNAERRKPQTANRAAACGLGALAAPGSEKRRCQ; this comes from the coding sequence ATGGGCAATTTGAAACAAGACACCATGCCGGTGATCCGCGAACTGCCGGACTTCGACCGGCGCTCCGGCAACCTGCTGGAACGGCTGGTGTTCAACTATCGACCGCTGTTCATGCTGTTCATGACCCTGGTTACCCTGGTGCTGGGCTACATGGCCGTGACCCGTCTGGAGTTGCGCCCCAGCTTCGAGAAAATGATCCCGCAGAGCCAGCCGTACATCCAGAACTACCTGGAAAACCGCCAGTCGCTGCGGGGGCTGGGCAATTCGGTGCGGGTGGTGGTGGAAAACACCGAGGGCGACATCTTCGATCCGCAGTACCTGACGGTCCTCAAACAGGTCAACGATGAATTGTTCCTCACCCAAGGCGTCGATCGCGCCTGGATGAAGTCGTTGTGGAGTTCGGCCGTGCGCTGGACCGAAGTCACCGAGCAAGGCTTCCAGGGCGGCCCGGTAATGCCCGACAGTTATCAAGGCTCGCTATCGGACATCGAACAGCTGCGGCAGAACATCAACCGGGCTGGCATCGTCGGCAGCCTGGTGGCCAGCGATTTCAAATCGAGCATGCTGATCGTGCCGCTGCTGGACAAGACCTCGGCCACCGGCCAGAGCCTCGACTACCACGAATTCTCCCGTCAGCTCGAAGAGCGCTTGCGCGACAAGATCGAGTTCGCCGGCCATGGCGCCACGCGCGAGGCCGCAGAGGAGGGCACGGGCAAGTACAAGGTGCGGGTGATCGGTTTCGCCAAGCTGATGGGCGACCTGATTGACGGCCTGATCCAGGTGATGATGTTCTTCGGGCTGGCGGTGGGAACCTCGCTGGTGATCATCTACCTCTACACCCGCTGTGTGCGCAGCACGCTGTTGGTGGTTGGCTGTTCGCTGATCGCGGTCGTCTGGCAGCTGGGTATCGTCGCCTGGCTGGGTTATGCCATCGACCCTTATTCAGTGCTGGTGCCGTTCCTGATCTTTGCCATCGGCGTGTCCCATGCCGCGCAGAAGATGAACGGGATCATGCAGGACATCGCTCGCGGCACTCACCGATTGATCGCCGCACGCTACACCTTCCGCCGTCTGTTCATCGCCGGGGTCACCGCGCTGCTGGCCGATGCGGTGGGCTTTGCCGTGCTGATGCTGATCGACATCCCGGTAATCCAGGACCTGGCCATCACCGCCAGCATCGGCGTGGCGGTGTTGATCTTCACCTCCCTGCTGTTGATGCCGGTGGCGCTGTCCTACATCGGTGTCGGGCGCAAGGCCGCCGAGCGCGCGCTGAAAATCGACACCCGGGCGGACGGGCATAAAGGCTTTGGCAAACTGTGGGACATGCTCGATCGCTTCACGACCCGCAAGTGGGCCACCGGGGCGGTACTGGTGGCGGCGCTGATGGGCATCGGCGGCTTCATGGTCAGCCTGCAGCTGAAAATCGGCGACCTCGACAGCGGCGCTCCGGAGCTGCGGGCGGACTCGCGCTATAACCGTGACAACGCCTACATCACCAGCCACTACGCACTGTCGAGCGACCTGTTCGCGGTGATGATCAAGACCCCGGCGGAAGGCTGCCTGAACTACCAGACCCTGGTCCTGGCCGACCGCCTGGCCTGGGAGCTGCAGCAGTATCCCGGCGTGCAAGCCACAACATCGCTGGTCAACGCGGTCCGCCAGATCACCGCCGGCACCTACGAAGGCAACCCCAAGCTCAACAACATCCAGCGCAACCAGGACGTGCTGAACTACGCGGCGCAACAGGCCTCGGTCAACGCCCCGGAGCTGTTCAACACCGATTGCTCGCTGATGCCGGTGATTGCCTACCTCAAGGACCACAAGGCCGAAACCCTGGACGCCGTGGTGGCCATCGCCGACCGGTTCGCCCGGGAAAACAGCAGCGAGGAGCGTCAGTTCCTGCTGGCCGCGGGCAATGCCGGCATCGAGGCGGCGACCAACATCGTGGTGCGCGAGGCCAACCGGACCATGCTGCTGTACGTCTACCTGGCAGTGACGCTGTTCTGTCTGATCACCTTCCGCAGCTGGCGGGCAACGGTGGTGGCGCTGCTGCCACTGGTGCTGACCTCAATCCTCTGCGAGGCCTTGATGGTCGCCATGGGCATCGGCGTCAAGGTGGCGACCCTGCCGGTGATTGCCCTGGGTGTCGGGATCGGCGTGGATTACGCGTTGTACCTGCTCAGCGTGCAGCTGCAATACCAGCGTCAAGGCCAGTCGTTGTCGCAGGCTTACCGCAACGCGGTCGCATTCACCGGCCGGGTGGTGGGGCTGGTCGGTATCACCCTGGCTGCCGGGGTCATTTGCTGGGCCTGGTCGCCGATCAAGTTTCAGGCCGACATGGGCATCCTGCTGACCTTCATGTTCCTGTGGAACATGCTCGGCGCGTTGATCCTGATCCCGGCGCTGTCGTACTTCCTGTTGAACGCCGAACGGCGCAAGCCGCAAACCGCAAACCGTGCCGCTGCCTGCGGTCTCGGTGCATTAGCCGCTCCGGGATCTGAGAAAAGACGCTGTCAATAA
- a CDS encoding NAD(P)H-dependent oxidoreductase, translated as MNVLIVHAHPEPKSFTAALRDQAVETLQSQGHDVRVSDLYAMNWNPVASAEDFSLRENPEYLVYALEQRHNSKAQTLATDIQQELDKLLWADLLILNFPIYWFSTPAILKGWIDRVLVSGICYGGKRFYDQGGLRGKKTLVTVTLGGREHMFGEGAIHGPLEDMLRPLLRGTLAYVGLEVLQPFVGWHVPYISADARQQFLVSYGQRLQNIEADEPIEYPRLGQFDDRLYPLDPSLTERQI; from the coding sequence ATGAACGTTTTAATCGTGCATGCCCATCCCGAACCGAAATCCTTCACCGCCGCGCTGCGTGACCAGGCCGTCGAGACCCTGCAATCCCAAGGGCACGACGTTCGGGTCTCCGACCTGTACGCGATGAATTGGAACCCGGTGGCCAGTGCCGAGGATTTTTCCCTCAGGGAGAATCCCGAGTACCTGGTCTACGCGCTCGAGCAACGGCACAACAGCAAGGCGCAGACCCTCGCCACCGATATCCAGCAAGAGCTGGACAAGCTGCTGTGGGCGGACCTGCTGATCCTCAACTTCCCGATCTACTGGTTCTCGACTCCCGCCATTCTCAAGGGCTGGATTGATCGGGTGCTGGTGTCCGGCATCTGCTACGGCGGCAAACGCTTCTACGATCAAGGCGGTCTGCGCGGCAAGAAAACATTGGTGACGGTGACCCTGGGCGGGCGTGAGCACATGTTTGGCGAGGGGGCGATCCATGGTCCTCTGGAAGACATGCTGCGCCCGCTGCTGCGCGGGACATTGGCCTATGTCGGCCTGGAGGTGCTGCAGCCTTTTGTCGGCTGGCATGTACCGTACATCAGCGCTGACGCCCGGCAGCAATTCCTGGTCAGCTACGGCCAGCGGCTGCAGAACATCGAGGCCGATGAGCCGATCGAGTACCCACGTTTGGGGCAATTTGATGATCGGCTTTATCCCCTCGATCCGAGCCTCACCGAAAGACAGATTTAA
- a CDS encoding acyl-CoA dehydrogenase C-terminal domain-containing protein: MADYKAPLRDMRFVLNEVFEVSKLWSRLPALAEVVDEDTASAVLEEAGKLIAETIAPLNRSGDEQGCTWSNGAVKTPTGFPEAYQAYAEGGWASVGGDPQFGGMGMPKVICAQVEEMLNSANLSFGLYPMLTAGACLSINAHASEALKAAYLPNMYAGVWAGSMCLTEPHAGTDLGIIRTKAEPQADSSYKVSGTKIFITGGEHDLTENIIHLVLARLPDAPPGPKGISLFLVPKIMVNADGSLGQRNSLSCGSIEHKMGIKASATCVMNFDGATGWIVDAPNKGLAAMFTMMNYERLGVGIQGLSLGERSYQNAVEYARDRIQSRAPTGPADPDKAADPIIVHPDVRRMLLTMKALNEGGRAFSSYVALQLDTAKYSDDAATRDRAQELVVLLTPVAKAFLTDMGLETTVHGQQVFGGHGYIREWGQEQLIRDCRITQIYEGTNGIQALDLLGRKVLGSGGAFYKHFADEIKAFTDSADASLAEFIEPLKAAIANLELMTIDLLERAKDDPNEVSAASVEYLHVFGYTAYAYMWALMARTALSKQDQDVFYQTKLGTARFFFARLLPRIHSLIASVKAGSASLYLLDADQF; this comes from the coding sequence ATGGCTGACTACAAAGCTCCCCTGCGCGATATGCGCTTCGTACTCAATGAAGTGTTTGAAGTCTCCAAACTGTGGAGCCGATTGCCGGCCCTGGCCGAGGTGGTGGACGAAGACACCGCCAGCGCCGTCCTCGAAGAAGCAGGCAAACTCATAGCCGAGACCATCGCACCGCTGAACCGTAGCGGCGACGAGCAAGGCTGCACCTGGAGCAACGGCGCGGTGAAGACCCCGACGGGCTTCCCCGAGGCCTACCAGGCCTACGCCGAAGGCGGCTGGGCCAGTGTCGGTGGTGACCCGCAGTTCGGTGGCATGGGGATGCCCAAGGTGATTTGCGCCCAGGTCGAGGAAATGCTCAACTCGGCCAACCTGTCATTCGGCCTGTACCCGATGCTGACCGCCGGCGCCTGTCTGTCGATCAACGCGCATGCCAGCGAAGCGCTGAAAGCCGCCTATTTGCCGAACATGTACGCCGGCGTCTGGGCCGGTTCCATGTGCCTGACCGAACCCCATGCCGGTACTGACCTGGGGATCATCCGCACCAAGGCCGAACCCCAGGCCGATAGCAGCTACAAAGTCAGCGGCACCAAGATTTTCATCACCGGTGGCGAGCACGACCTGACCGAAAACATCATTCACCTGGTGCTGGCCCGCCTGCCGGATGCACCGCCTGGCCCGAAGGGTATATCGCTATTTCTGGTGCCCAAGATCATGGTCAATGCCGACGGTTCGTTGGGTCAACGGAACAGCCTCTCCTGCGGTTCGATCGAGCACAAGATGGGCATCAAGGCCTCGGCCACCTGTGTCATGAACTTCGACGGCGCCACCGGCTGGATCGTCGACGCGCCGAACAAGGGCCTTGCCGCCATGTTCACCATGATGAACTACGAACGCCTGGGGGTCGGGATCCAGGGCCTGTCTTTGGGTGAGCGCTCCTACCAGAACGCCGTCGAGTACGCCCGCGACCGTATCCAGAGCCGCGCGCCGACCGGCCCGGCCGATCCGGACAAGGCCGCCGACCCGATCATCGTGCATCCGGACGTGCGCCGCATGCTGCTGACCATGAAAGCGTTGAACGAGGGCGGCCGCGCCTTCTCCAGCTACGTGGCCCTGCAACTGGATACCGCCAAGTACAGCGACGACGCCGCCACCCGCGATCGCGCACAAGAATTGGTCGTCCTGCTGACGCCGGTAGCCAAGGCCTTCCTCACCGACATGGGGCTGGAAACCACGGTCCATGGCCAGCAAGTCTTCGGCGGTCACGGCTATATCCGCGAGTGGGGCCAGGAGCAACTGATCCGCGACTGTCGCATCACCCAGATCTACGAAGGCACCAACGGCATCCAGGCACTCGACCTTTTAGGTCGTAAAGTGCTCGGCAGCGGCGGGGCGTTCTACAAGCACTTCGCCGACGAGATCAAGGCATTCACCGACAGTGCCGACGCTTCACTGGCAGAGTTCATCGAGCCGCTGAAGGCTGCCATCGCTAACCTGGAGCTGATGACGATCGATCTACTGGAGCGTGCCAAGGACGACCCGAATGAAGTCAGCGCGGCTTCGGTCGAATACCTGCATGTGTTTGGCTATACCGCTTATGCCTACATGTGGGCGTTGATGGCACGTACCGCGCTGTCCAAACAGGATCAGGACGTTTTTTACCAGACCAAACTGGGTACTGCGCGCTTTTTCTTCGCGCGCCTGTTGCCGCGGATCCATTCATTGATCGCTTCGGTCAAAGCCGGCAGCGCAAGCCTGTACCTGCTGGATGCCGATCAATTCTGA
- a CDS encoding DUF1329 domain-containing protein codes for MKFAYTLIAASMALVAGPTFAAVDAAEAARLGNQLTLIGAEKAGNADGSIPAYQGGLTTPPAGFKAGDRARPDPFAAEKPLLVIDGKNVDKYKGQLTAVTAELAKRYPSFRIEVYPTHRTAALPKGVLDNTVKNATAARSTEGGNSIENALPGIPFPIPKTGAEAIWNHLLRYQGVNIQSKYDNWNVDAAGVASLATTGSAQINYAAYDDLSKPLVAADTYYQTKLVFTGPARRAGEAVMVRDSVNPLEQPRRAWQYLPGQRRVKLAPSLAYDTPNPGAAGASTWDDSFVFNGALDRYDWKLVGKQEMIVPYNTYRVTYQNDLKPMMTPNHLAPEFVRWEKHRVWVVEATLKAGARHIYAKRRFYLDEDSWVALASDQYDANGQLYRGVYTFLSQSYDQQVPDATPYLSYDLIGGTYSAVGFPGPYGGIKYSEGLSKTQWAPESLAGAGIR; via the coding sequence ATGAAATTCGCCTATACCCTGATCGCCGCTTCGATGGCCCTGGTCGCCGGGCCGACCTTCGCCGCGGTCGACGCCGCTGAAGCCGCCAGACTGGGCAACCAATTGACCCTGATCGGTGCCGAGAAAGCCGGTAATGCCGACGGTTCCATTCCCGCTTACCAAGGCGGCTTGACCACCCCGCCAGCCGGTTTCAAGGCGGGCGACAGAGCGCGCCCCGATCCTTTCGCGGCGGAAAAACCGCTGCTGGTGATCGACGGCAAGAACGTCGACAAGTACAAGGGGCAGCTGACAGCGGTGACCGCCGAGCTGGCCAAGCGTTATCCGAGCTTTCGCATCGAGGTCTACCCGACTCACCGTACAGCCGCGCTGCCTAAAGGCGTGCTGGACAATACGGTAAAAAATGCCACCGCGGCGCGCTCGACCGAAGGCGGCAATTCCATCGAAAATGCGCTGCCAGGCATTCCATTCCCGATCCCGAAGACCGGCGCCGAGGCCATCTGGAACCACTTGCTGCGCTATCAGGGCGTCAACATCCAGAGCAAGTACGACAACTGGAACGTCGACGCTGCCGGTGTCGCCAGCCTGGCCACGACCGGCAGTGCGCAGATCAACTATGCCGCCTATGACGACCTGTCCAAACCGCTCGTGGCCGCAGACACCTATTACCAGACCAAGTTGGTCTTCACAGGTCCCGCCCGTCGTGCCGGTGAGGCGGTAATGGTGCGCGACTCGGTCAATCCGCTGGAGCAACCGCGCCGTGCCTGGCAATACCTGCCGGGGCAGCGCCGGGTGAAGCTGGCACCGAGCCTGGCCTACGATACGCCTAACCCGGGCGCCGCCGGCGCCTCTACCTGGGACGATTCTTTCGTCTTCAACGGTGCGCTGGACCGCTATGACTGGAAGCTGGTGGGCAAGCAGGAAATGATCGTTCCGTACAACACCTACCGTGTGACTTATCAGAACGATTTGAAGCCGATGATGACCCCGAACCACTTGGCGCCGGAGTTCGTTCGCTGGGAGAAACATCGGGTCTGGGTGGTCGAGGCGACCCTCAAGGCGGGCGCTCGTCACATTTACGCCAAGCGCCGTTTCTACCTGGATGAGGACAGCTGGGTCGCTCTGGCATCCGATCAATACGATGCGAACGGCCAGCTGTACCGCGGCGTCTACACCTTCCTCAGCCAAAGCTATGACCAGCAAGTTCCGGATGCCACGCCTTATCTGTCTTACGACCTGATTGGCGGCACCTACAGCGCCGTCGGCTTCCCGGGCCCATACGGCGGCATCAAGTACAGCGAGGGGTTGAGCAAGACCCAGTGGGCACCGGAATCGCTGGCGGGTGCCGGTATCCGTTAA
- a CDS encoding MFS transporter, which translates to MPGGIWALGFVSMLMDISSEMIHALLPLYMVTVLGTSVLAVGLIEGIAEATASITKVFSGALSDRLGKRKLLAALGYGLGALSKPIFPLAGSLDWLTGARFIDRIGKGIRGAPRDALVADITPPDIRGAAFGLRQTLDTVGAFLGPMLAIGLMWLTANHYQTVFWVAVIPAFLAVAVLLVFVHEPRQAQGTRRVRAPLSRRELARLGAGYWWVVGVASVFTLARFSEAFLILRGQAVGLEPMWAPAVLVLMGVAYSLSAYPAGALSDRVSRVVVLGAGLLLLVAADLTLAFAPGIGGLVVGVVLWGLHMGFTQGIFAALIADRAPPELRGTAFGMFNLLTGLTLLLASVIAGALWDTVGFQGTFLMGAGFAVLALLGLWVIEARAQAR; encoded by the coding sequence ATGCCTGGTGGAATCTGGGCGCTGGGCTTCGTCTCGATGTTGATGGACATCTCTTCGGAGATGATCCATGCCCTGTTGCCGCTCTATATGGTGACAGTACTGGGTACTTCCGTGCTGGCCGTAGGCCTGATCGAGGGCATAGCCGAGGCAACGGCCTCGATCACGAAAGTATTCTCCGGGGCACTCAGTGATCGCTTGGGCAAGCGTAAACTGCTCGCGGCCCTGGGTTATGGGCTGGGGGCGCTGTCCAAACCGATCTTTCCTTTGGCGGGGTCGCTGGATTGGCTGACCGGTGCCCGCTTTATCGACCGTATCGGCAAAGGCATTCGCGGCGCCCCACGCGATGCACTGGTCGCCGATATCACGCCGCCGGACATTCGGGGGGCGGCTTTTGGCCTGCGTCAGACGCTGGATACCGTGGGTGCATTCCTGGGTCCCATGCTGGCGATCGGATTGATGTGGCTGACCGCGAACCACTACCAGACGGTATTCTGGGTGGCTGTCATCCCGGCATTCCTTGCCGTCGCGGTGCTGCTGGTGTTCGTGCATGAACCCAGGCAAGCGCAAGGCACGCGCCGGGTGCGTGCGCCTTTGAGCCGACGGGAATTGGCCCGGCTGGGCGCAGGCTACTGGTGGGTGGTCGGTGTCGCTTCGGTGTTCACCCTGGCGCGTTTCAGCGAAGCCTTTCTGATCTTGCGCGGTCAAGCCGTCGGGCTTGAGCCGATGTGGGCGCCAGCGGTGCTGGTGCTGATGGGGGTGGCGTACTCACTGTCAGCCTACCCCGCCGGGGCTTTGTCCGATCGTGTCAGCCGCGTGGTAGTGCTCGGCGCAGGCCTGTTGCTGCTGGTCGCTGCCGATCTGACACTGGCCTTCGCGCCGGGGATCGGCGGTCTGGTCGTCGGCGTCGTGCTATGGGGGCTGCACATGGGGTTTACCCAGGGGATATTCGCCGCCTTGATCGCCGACCGCGCGCCGCCTGAACTGCGCGGGACGGCATTCGGCATGTTCAATCTGTTGACCGGATTGACCTTGCTGCTGGCCAGTGTCATCGCCGGGGCGCTGTGGGACACGGTGGGCTTCCAGGGCACCTTCCTGATGGGCGCAGGCTTTGCTGTCCTGGCGTTACTGGGATTATGGGTGATCGAGGCGAGAGCTCAGGCTCGATAG
- a CDS encoding lytic transglycosylase F, giving the protein MFGASYLAIRPVVRSPARSAPIIRVVAALALALFTGAAQGAAEEKPSPQAPQREQLTLSLDAAMKPWTGDLDGMIDRRIIRVLTVYSKTFYFVDRGAQRGTTYDFFRVFEEDLNKKLVKGSKLKHKALKVRMVFIPVARDELLPALAAGKGDIAASNLTVTEERKHLVDFSLPVYRNVSEVVVSGPDSPAVSSVDELAGQVVFVRKSSSYYESLIALNQRFANENKAAVILKEAPEALEDEDLIEMLNAGMIPLIVVDKHKADFWKKVFPTINVHEDIVIRSGADIAWAMRKGSPQLRAVADDFIARHGQGTTVGNMILAGYFKNDKYVKAAVSESERKKFSALVKYFQRYGDQYDVDWILMAAQGYQESRLDQAAKSKVGAIGVMQVMPATGKELGVGNIAQVEPNINAGIKYMRWMIDQYYGKEPMTNLDKALFAFASYNAGAGRISRLRKEAAIRGLDPNIWFHNVEYIAAEKIGAETVTYVSNIYKYYIAYQLLIEAQAAKDEAAQKLKDQSDAAL; this is encoded by the coding sequence ATGTTTGGCGCGAGCTACCTGGCAATTCGACCTGTGGTTCGTTCGCCTGCTCGCTCCGCACCGATCATCCGCGTCGTTGCGGCGCTCGCGCTGGCTCTGTTCACCGGCGCTGCCCAGGGCGCCGCCGAAGAAAAACCGTCCCCCCAGGCACCACAGCGCGAGCAACTCACTCTCTCGCTCGATGCCGCAATGAAACCGTGGACCGGCGATCTCGACGGGATGATCGATCGACGGATCATTCGGGTGCTGACGGTTTACAGCAAGACTTTTTATTTTGTCGACAGAGGTGCCCAGCGCGGTACGACTTACGACTTTTTTCGGGTTTTCGAGGAGGATCTAAACAAGAAACTGGTTAAGGGTAGCAAGCTCAAACACAAGGCTCTGAAAGTGCGGATGGTGTTCATTCCGGTCGCACGGGATGAATTGCTGCCGGCGCTGGCCGCTGGAAAAGGCGATATTGCGGCGTCAAACCTGACTGTGACTGAGGAACGCAAGCACCTGGTTGATTTTTCGTTACCTGTTTATCGCAACGTCAGCGAAGTAGTGGTCTCCGGCCCCGACTCGCCCGCGGTGTCCAGCGTAGACGAATTGGCGGGGCAGGTGGTCTTCGTTCGCAAGTCCTCCAGTTACTACGAGAGCCTGATAGCCCTCAATCAGCGCTTCGCCAACGAGAATAAAGCGGCGGTCATCCTCAAGGAGGCACCGGAGGCCTTGGAGGATGAGGATCTGATCGAGATGCTCAACGCCGGCATGATTCCGCTCATCGTGGTGGACAAGCACAAAGCGGACTTCTGGAAGAAAGTGTTCCCGACTATCAACGTGCACGAGGACATCGTCATACGCTCCGGCGCAGACATTGCCTGGGCGATGCGCAAGGGCAGCCCGCAGCTCCGGGCGGTCGCCGACGATTTCATTGCGCGCCACGGCCAGGGCACCACCGTCGGCAACATGATTCTGGCGGGTTATTTTAAGAACGATAAATATGTGAAAGCCGCCGTCTCCGAGTCGGAACGCAAGAAATTCAGCGCATTGGTTAAGTATTTTCAGCGCTACGGTGACCAGTACGATGTGGACTGGATACTGATGGCGGCTCAGGGATACCAGGAATCCCGGCTGGACCAGGCTGCCAAGAGCAAGGTGGGCGCCATTGGCGTCATGCAGGTCATGCCCGCCACCGGCAAGGAGCTTGGCGTCGGCAATATTGCTCAAGTCGAGCCGAACATCAACGCCGGCATCAAGTACATGCGCTGGATGATCGACCAATACTATGGCAAGGAGCCCATGACCAATCTGGACAAGGCCCTGTTTGCCTTTGCTTCTTACAACGCGGGAGCGGGCAGGATATCCAGACTGCGCAAGGAAGCCGCTATCCGTGGGCTGGACCCCAACATCTGGTTCCACAACGTCGAATACATTGCCGCCGAGAAGATCGGTGCTGAGACGGTGACCTACGTCAGTAATATCTACAAGTATTACATTGCCTACCAATTGCTCATCGAAGCCCAAGCGGCAAAAGACGAGGCTGCGCAGAAGCTCAAGGATCAGAGCGATGCAGCGTTGTGA
- a CDS encoding WD40/YVTN/BNR-like repeat-containing protein: MGSYNKKIALLMMGTLLTLLHGGAQASTYVDVLELPARHSVLAARNPLLDVASAGRRLVAVGQRGHILYSDDAGQNWRQADVPVSSDLNAVHFPTTEQGWAVGNDGVVLHSSDAGATWNKQLDGRQIGDLMFKHYSALASAEPDNEQWALLAAEGQRLTEEGADKPFLDVWFANERLGYVVGMFNLILRTEDGGRHWAPFQDRTENLQGFHLNAIAATGDALYIAGEQGLLLKWDDARQRFMALQTPYQGSFFGVVGKPGEVLAYGLRGNVFRSTDGGATWHPLDSGVQASITAGVVGADGRFRMFTQVGHMLVSGAGDAPLQLLPQAQQSPVAGAALAADGALLLVGSRGVRALPIE; the protein is encoded by the coding sequence ATGGGCTCCTATAACAAAAAAATCGCGCTGTTGATGATGGGTACGCTACTGACGTTGCTGCACGGCGGCGCGCAGGCATCGACCTACGTCGACGTGCTGGAACTGCCGGCCCGGCACAGTGTCCTGGCCGCGCGCAACCCCTTGCTCGATGTCGCGAGCGCCGGGCGGCGCCTGGTTGCCGTCGGGCAGCGTGGCCATATTCTTTATTCCGATGATGCCGGCCAGAACTGGCGGCAGGCTGACGTGCCGGTCAGCTCCGACCTGAACGCCGTGCATTTCCCCACCACCGAGCAGGGTTGGGCAGTGGGCAACGATGGCGTGGTGTTGCACAGCAGTGATGCTGGCGCCACCTGGAACAAGCAGCTGGATGGCCGCCAGATCGGCGACTTGATGTTCAAACACTACAGCGCCTTGGCCAGCGCCGAGCCGGACAACGAACAATGGGCATTGCTGGCCGCCGAAGGCCAGCGGCTGACCGAGGAGGGCGCCGACAAGCCGTTTCTCGACGTCTGGTTCGCCAATGAGCGGCTGGGTTATGTGGTCGGGATGTTCAACCTGATCCTGCGCACCGAGGACGGCGGTCGGCACTGGGCGCCGTTTCAGGATCGCACCGAGAATCTACAGGGTTTTCACCTCAACGCCATTGCCGCGACGGGTGATGCGCTGTACATCGCGGGCGAACAAGGCCTGTTGCTGAAATGGGATGACGCCCGGCAGCGCTTCATGGCACTGCAGACACCGTATCAAGGCAGCTTTTTCGGTGTGGTCGGCAAGCCTGGCGAAGTCCTGGCCTACGGCTTGCGCGGGAATGTGTTTCGCAGCACCGATGGCGGTGCCACCTGGCACCCGCTCGATAGCGGTGTGCAGGCCAGCATCACCGCTGGCGTTGTCGGCGCCGACGGCCGTTTCCGGATGTTTACCCAGGTGGGGCACATGCTCGTGAGCGGCGCTGGCGACGCCCCGCTGCAACTGCTGCCACAAGCGCAACAATCACCGGTGGCCGGTGCCGCCCTGGCTGCCGACGGCGCGCTGTTGCTGGTCGGCAGTCGTGGTGTGCGTGCGCTGCCCATCGAATAA